The following are encoded together in the Prunus dulcis unplaced genomic scaffold, ALMONDv2, whole genome shotgun sequence genome:
- the LOC117613466 gene encoding uncharacterized protein LOC117613466 yields the protein MVKKNNDVHSKGKNPKTTKDESKMVIHRKTGYFNFLKIKGDEMKKQKIVEKVDTKTKKEIANMWQKLDATQKAKYESKTPSTNASNKCCLKIGTRCSLKDIKDTINVLSDEKKAAIEEMGFVSLLEMKCGKLSHSMCRFLVDKLNPVESSIVLHGKTFKISVDDFVRIMGVKDGGEEVDFTGSMDDQHIVKVRNFFLGGKKLLKNNELKQIMVGTEEASDFFKVGFVMYALCTLQCPTTSVYVNLKYLLPLRDSKAIARKNWASYSLRFLLDSVRSFKENNQVYIGGCLLFLQLFYLDAIAHGSVLVDRSVLPLTVWGKVETEKMKKWLQKRGGFESDKVVVMKTEYGGLGDDAKTMTHFAEELSSIKKDVATLVATIARMDESLSKIMSELSSKNEEKERTLRTPCPHELEVKLNKEDDNMFNMGSDGGQKDLGNAKPPKSRPNKEDGTPNEQDDNVKGFATVDKTLTPSVEVIRERKHAKQPQNEDKMGHNDVKSLFLENCSSTSTRDPIVTRATAIRKPGPHKRTPYEDINALKAKANAKTRQVITHERIMKRLSVGPFRMSNDISEDDRDLLSFAFCCNPLDPKVWSELLVDTGVVAIDRHHFGSLAPGLPLFDDVINVMAEYLYDTTSTKWFLPTYFWSEGAKFVRPSDRMTSCARTHKLCRLARFNGRLKDCMQIYIPMHDDVMGHWYLLVCDIFHKKAEIWDSLPDRSHNKKRENDCHISLLYLDSVFHDDILSVFGTGWTFSSFSFVSPLDANPIQPNGVDCGIFVIRHMQHYRQLWYDRYDSNVQRMRLAIELLRNEKNQLRDAIIREALKLMHNGSDFMAKGNKIGNVEVKDKDMADVT from the exons TATGTGGCAAAAGTTGGATGCTACTCAAAAAGCAAAGTATGAATCTAAAACACCTTCAACGAACGCCTCGAACAAGTGTTGTTTGAAGATAGGCACACGATGCAGTCTGAAGGATATAAAGGACACTATAAATGTTTTAAGCGATGAGAAAAAAGCAGCCATTGAAGAAATGGGATTTGTTTCGTTGTTGGAAATGAAGTGCGGAAAACTGTCTCATTCAATGTGTCGTTTTTTGGTTGATAAATTGAATCCTGTTGAATCATCAATTGTGCTACATGGGAAAACATTTAAGATATCTGTGGATGACTTTGTGCGCATAATGGGTGTTAAGGATGGAGGAGAGGAAGTTGACTTCACCGGATCCATGGATGACCAACACATTGTAAAGGtgcgaaatttttttttgggcggGAAGaagcttttaaaaaataatgagtTGAAGCAGATAATGGTGGGGACAGAAGAAGCAAGTGACTTTTTCAAAGTTGGTTTTGTCATGTATGCTTTATGCACATTGCAATGTCCAACCACTTCCGTGTATGTGAATCTAAAATATCTGCTTCCGTTAAGAGATAGCAAGGCAATAGCAAGGAAAAATTGGGCAAGTTATTCTTTGAGATTTTTATTAGACAGTGTCAGGTCATTTAAGGAGAACAATCAAGTTTACATCGGTGGTTGCTTGTTATTCCTTCAATTGTTTTACCTTGATGCTATAGCTCATGGTAGCGTACTTGTGGATAGGTCTGTGCTACCACTCACTGTGTGGGGGAAAGTAGAGACcgaaaaaatgaagaagtgGCTACAAAAAAGAGGGGGGTTTGAAAGTGATAAGGTAGTTGTTATGAAAACTGAATATGGAGGCCTCGGAGATGATGCCAAAACAATGACTCACTTTGCTGAAGAGTTAAGTTCAATAAAAAAGGATGTGGCAACTTTGGTGGCCACTATTGCTCGTATGGACGAATCGCTCTCCAAGATTATGTCTGAGTTATCATcaaaaaatgaagagaaagaaagaacattGCGCACTCCATGCCCTCATGAACTGGAAGTTAAACTGAATAAGGAAGATGATAACATGTTTAATATGGGGAGTGATGGGGGACAAAAAGACCTTGGAAATGCTAAACCTCCAAAAAGTAGGCCAAACAAAGAAGACGGAACTCCCAACGAGCAAGATGACAATGTGAAAGGATTTGCAACTGTTGATAAAACTTTGACTCCCTCTGTTGAAGTCATCCGTGAGAGAAAACATGCAAAACAACCTCAGAATGAG GATAAAATGGGTCACAACGACGTAAAAAGTTTGTTCTTAGAGAATTGTAGTTCAACTTCAACAAGGGATCCGATAGTGACTCGTGCAACAGCGATTAGAAAGCCGGGTCCCCACAAGAGAACTCCTTATGAAGACATAAATGCGTTGAAAGCTAAAGCAAATGCAAAAACCCGACAAGTAATTACTCACGAGCGGATTATGAAAAGATTGAGTGTCGGTCCATTCCGGATGAGCAACGATATTTCTGAAGATGATAGAGATCTACTAAGTTTTGCATTTTGTTGCAATCCATTAGATCCAAAAGTTTGGAG TGAACTACTCGTTGACACTGGTGTTGTAGCTATAGATCGTCACCATTTTGGAAGCCTTGCCCCTGGGTTGCCTCTCTTTGATGAT GTAATCAATGTAATGGCAGAATATTTATATGATACCACCTCCACAAAATGGTTCCTACCTACGTATTTTTGGTCG GAAGGCGCCAAGTTCGTACGTCCCAGTGATCGTATGACATCATGTGCTAGGACACACAAGCTTTGTCGTCTCGCAAGATTTAATGGGCGACTGAAGGATTGCATGCAG ATCTATATTCCGATGCACGATGATGTAATGGGTCATTGGTATCTTTTGGTTTGTGACATATTCCATAAGAAAGCTGAAATTTGGGACAGTTTACCTGATCGGAGTCACAATAAGAAACGCGAGAACGATTGCCATATTAGT TTGTTGTACCTAGACTCCGTTTTTCATGATGACATATTGTCGGTATTTGGGACGGGGTGGACGTTctcctccttttcttttgtgtccCCATTGGATGCCAATCCCATCCAACCTAATGGTGTGGATTGTGGCATTTTTGTCATAAGACACATGCAACATTATCGTCAATTGTGGTATGACCGG TACGACTCTAATGTACAACGAATGCGACTTGCTATTGAGTTGCTccgaaatgaaaaaaatcaattgcGTGATGCGATAATACGTGAAGCATTGAAACTGATGCACAATGGATCTGATTTTATGGCAAAGGGGAACAAGATTGGTAATGTTGAGGTTAAAGACAAGGATATGGCGGATGTCACC